In the genome of Apodemus sylvaticus chromosome 2, mApoSyl1.1, whole genome shotgun sequence, one region contains:
- the LOC127677617 gene encoding thymosin beta-10-like, translating to MADKPAMGKITSFNKAKLKKTEKQKNTLPTNETIEQEQRSEIS from the coding sequence ATGGCAGACAAGCCAGCCATGGGGAAAATCACCAGCTTCAATAAGGCCAAGCTGAAGAAAACTGAGAAACAGAAGAACACCCTGCCAACCAACGAGACCATTGAACAGGAACAGAGGAGTGAAATTTCCTAG